The Crassostrea angulata isolate pt1a10 chromosome 1, ASM2561291v2, whole genome shotgun sequence nucleotide sequence CAGGTACTTTGTTACTCATGATATCAAAACTGTTTGAAATTTTCACTTACAAAAGGTCAAAGTgagggtgggtttttttttcagaattagCCTGGCATAGATCTTCTATTGCAATAGAAGTGTgaaaatgatgaatttgttttaaatgtaagcTACTTGGGTAACAGTTGTGCTGTACCCAGTGGGCCTCTGTTGATTTGAAAGCACAGTAATCTAAGAACCTCAGATAATCTTTTTTTAGAAagctcttttaaaaatatttcaaaggaGTCCCCCAATTGGCCATAGACCGCTGTAGAATACAAATTGTATTCATCTTACCTTTGCCAAGATTCGATGCATATTTGTGAGTGATTCATGGTTAGTTATACCTATAATTAGttagttatttatataataacacTGTATTTTTAGATGACCTTGAGTCCAGTTCCATTCAGTTCAAAAAGCGTTCCACGGACCTTCGACGTAAGATGTGCTGTTCCAACATTCGAATGACACTAATCCTTATACTGGTTGTGGTTGTTATCATTGCAGTTATTGTGGTTATCGTTTTAAGTAAGTCAaattattaaatcatttttagtcattttatatataaatatatatagtaacAAAACAGCTATATCTTTTAACCTTGTGTTTTTAAAgacataattttaaagaaataacatCTGAAATCAACCtcctgtggaatcattagaatttgtggaGGTTCAGTGTTTGTGGATTGTGTTCGCTCCCCTTAATCACAAATTAAGTCTCCACAAACCATCAAAAGATTAACAATCCATACAAATATGATTATGTCCTGATGAATAGTATAAATTATTTCACACTACAGCAAagcaaatgaaattaatatttgtacatgtaactaattttattatgaaagaaaacCTTATGTATATAACACtgcataataaaattatatacccGGTATTAAATGAACAGTAACTTGTCTTTTTAGTGACAGTTAAACCATGGGAACATTCAGACAGTGGGGGTGGTAACCATGGAAACAAAACCATCACCTATGGGTAAAGGTGGATAATTGGAGTATCAAATTCTTATTccctgtgattttttttatttcctaagGATGGGACCAGCAATAGATATTTGTGTAATACATGTCGTTTAAGATTTtgttctttgtttgtttttgttttggtttttttttttttggggggggggggggtatcattaatgttgttttattaaaacattgatgatatataaaaactagCTGACAAAAATTCTCACTTCATAATGTGACACAAAAGTTATTGAAATACAAATGCTGACATTAGGCATGCCAATTTTCTACTGAAAAGGTTAATAAAACATGCATgaaaatattatgaattttgaaaacattttgaatatgtCATATTACAGTGTTAATGATCATCTTTGACTGATTGAATTGTACAGTCACTTTAAtacaaactgaaaaaaataagtTACTTGATAATACATTTTACTTCCAAAATTTTGTGTTAGTACAATGTGTAGTGTACATTTGTTAATGTACTtgtaatactgtaaaccaatttttattcacaGCGACTTTATTTCGCAATTAACTGCCAATAAACTGGTTCGCGACACTAATGTTCACAACCAAGCTTTATCCAGACCTgcattgttataaaaactatagacaaaggattggttcgcagcgagaaatattcgcgacgacaAGCCTCTCGCTATTAAACCTTGCGAAAATTTCTCCCACGCGAATAAAACTTGGTTTACAGTAATCATTAGTTTTAACACAGTAACTCATTTACATCAAGATGATTTAAACAGGGATTAATTGCATTTCATCTGATGAAATAACATTGGACTATGTAGGAAACTGTGATGGTGTCCACTTCTCTAAATGTGATGTTTTTTGCATTTTGATTACCTGTATGTTAAACACCTAACCGTCGTTGTCTTTTGCTCAGGAATTAAAATACTCCATTAcattgtacattaaaaaatgcCAACAATTACTGACAATTGTTAAGACTATGTACCAAATGTATACTCAAATattacaataattaagcctTTTCTCAAGccatattttaataataaaatatacatgtaaatcattaaATATCACAGAAAGATATTGAtttgaaaactaatttttgaGTGATTATCTGGTGATTGATAAGAAATGGGAAAAACTGTTTTTCAGTGGTGTTGGCCAGTAATAATGCAATGCACTTTGTGAACCACATTATTTGAAATGTCTTTTATGTCTTGAACATAGGTACCGTGGGATTCGCTTAAAAAGATAGTCAATTTGACAGAGAAAAGTTAACAGATTAACTGATTCTAATATTAGATTAATCGTTTTAGCAATTATGTTGTCTTTGATTttcaattgttatataatagAATATTAGATTAAAAGTGAAATCCTCTGTATCTTGAATATCATGGATATGTTTCAGCTCCAACCACTGTATCTCTGTGTATTTTAACCTTTACATCTTGTTAAATCCTTGGGTTTATTGAAGTGTTTATTTGGTCCCATCGAGTTCGAGATAACAAGGTTTGATTGTAATTGTAACTAGTAATCTGTGTATTTTAGGTACTCCATCttaaaaacttgttttataTCTCTTGTGTATAAAGCTGAGGTCAGAGTCTTATTATCAATAACCCAGTATTCATGATGTGATGATATGAAATAGGACAATGACTTTATTATAAAGACATAATATTGACGTGATAATTCATCATTTATTGACCTGGAAAACTGTATTACCAGTAGTATAATTATGATTGTACTTGTGTATGTTTGTGATTTAACAATTGCACTTATGATGTTAATTATTTAATACATTGAAGTATTTAACTGAGGTTTTTTTCTATGTACtaaaatatgaatgattttaTGAAGACATTTTAATCAGTAAAAAGTGTTATAATATTGAGGAATAAACACAGTCAGTAAGAATGCCAGTATATATTGATTCGATATACCTCAAACTGAAGAAGGTTGAAAATGCATGAACTAGatctacatttgataggttttgtgaaaaaaatctatacagtttttgaagcatataattgctgatttatcatcatatcattatacagtttgtctattttctcctattattcaagccacagcattaaaaaaatttagcaACATTTTAACTACACACATATTTCCTCCATAATGACcatttatgtcagcaaaagaaataattaaatattaacgtATGATACTTTCTCTTCAAAATtgtatcatgtacatgtacttcctaaAGACAGTAAGTTAAACAAAAACTCTACAtatacaacattttttgcaataatctttcttgttgaaagaaattaatga carries:
- the LOC128167529 gene encoding vesicle-associated membrane protein 8-like isoform X2 is translated as MSRGASSRDRLDDLDGEVSEVTSLLKDNVDKVLRRGDKLDDIQQKADDLESSSIQFKKRSTDLRRKMCCSNIRMTLILILVVVVIIAVIVVIVLMTVKPWEHSDSGGGNHGNKTITYG
- the LOC128167529 gene encoding vesicle-associated membrane protein 8-like isoform X1, which codes for MCSSTGSSAALLIVDNFLVMNRSRGASSRDRLDDLDGEVSEVTSLLKDNVDKVLRRGDKLDDIQQKADDLESSSIQFKKRSTDLRRKMCCSNIRMTLILILVVVVIIAVIVVIVLMTVKPWEHSDSGGGNHGNKTITYG